The Spirochaeta cellobiosiphila DSM 17781 DNA segment CGCACATGTCTAGCATTTTTTTTCGTTTTCATAGGTCAGAGAACCTCTTTATAGGGATTGAAGGATCGGATCGCCAAAAGGCGACCCGAATATTAATTAATATTCTAAAGCCCATCCGGACTTTTTGGATAATAGAAGAGCAAAACCATCAAGTGCAGCTTTAGGAGTAATATCACCATTTACGGCTTGCTTTAATGCATCACGATATTCGTTGTCATAGTAGTTTCTCCACATGGAGCTCTCATCAACAACAAAAGCATTGGGAAGTTTAGGAACCTCAGACTGTAAGACTCTATAGTCTTCTTTCACCTTAGGATCTTCTGGGGAATAAGTTATTCCAACCATAGAAGAAAGTCCCTTATCTGTATTCAAGTACTCTTGGAAATTGTCTTCGCTGTAGAACCATTTAAGGAATTCTATACCCAATTCTGCATTCTCTGCATTAGTTGGAACAGCTAAACCACTACCACCAAGAATTGAACTACCACCGTTAGGACCAACTGGTGAAGGCATTACGCCCCAATTCATGTCTTTGATCTGTGTATAGAAAGTGTTGTAGTTCCAGCTTCCTGAGAAGTAAACACCCACGTTTCCATTCTTAAAATAGTCAGCAGGATTATCATTAGTACCACCAGCCCAAATAGCTTTTGGCATAAATTCATTATTCCATTCAACAAACTCAGCAAGAGTATTGATGTTTTCAGGACTATTTACTGTTACAGAAAATTTAGCTCCATTTTTTTCAACTAGAGATCCACCGTTTACATACATTAGGTTATCATAACGAGCTCTAGAGGCATCCATAGCCATTCCGTATTTAACTCCACCTTTTTCCTGAAGTAATTTAGCATTTTTTGCTAAGTCTTCAAGAGTCCAGGGATTGTCTACTGTTGGAACAGCAATACCAGCTTTCTCGAAAGCATCAGCATTGTAATAAACGTTAGTAATTGTGAATTGTTGTGGTAGAGCATATATATCATCGGAATCCCAGATTTGGTTAATCATATCGATCGCACTTTGTTCGAATAATGCTCTATCGAAGTATTCACTTAAATCTAGGAACTCATCAGGATACAACATTGACAAACGTGTTGTGGCAATCACATCAGGTAAGTCATTGTTTTTAGCCATCAATGGGAATTTAGTTAACTGATCATCATAAGGGATAACCATAATATTAACTGTATTACCAGTTGCTTCAGCCCATCTATTGAGGGCCTCAGACAAAGCATCGCCGGTACTAGGTTCTTCACTTAACATAACTTTAAGTTCTTTTGGCCCAGTACTACCAGAAGTTTCTTTACTACAGCTTACCATCCCTAAAAGCAATACAGCAGAGATGCTTGAGAGCAGGAGAGCTGAGAAAAACTTTTTCATAAAATACCTCCGTTAATTTGTTGGGATCTTTCTCTATTTAGAGAGAAAAAATCCCCTATATAAATTTAGTATAAAGGGTCGATTCCCCTTCAAATCTACAATTAAATTGCCAAGAAAACATCTATTTACTCGCATTTATTGCTTTTTCAAACTTCCTCACACCAGGTATTTAAGCCTTTGGGATCAAATCCTTTGTATTCAACTTCTTTACCATTAACAGTGATGCTTTGATTCCAACTTCCTTTAATGTTACCTAAAGTGGAATCTACATACTCAAAGCTTAATTCATTACAGGTCAAAGGTGTAGAAAGTATTAGGGAAATAAATTCTTCGAATGATCCATGGCAGGCCTGACTACCTCCTCTAAAGAGATAGATAGTTTTACGACCTTGAACAATAAACTCTCTATCTTTGTACGGACCATAGGTTTGTAATTCTGGTATTTGAGAAGCATATATCGCTCCATAACCACCGTTTTTCGCTTCAACAAATATCCAATTATCTTTTTGTTGATAGGAGGCCAATTCCTTTATTGGTATATATATGTGAGTGTAGGACACTGAATGCTCAGGATCAATATTGTAAATAGCTGAAGCAAAAGATTGGTATTGATTAACACGGGGCAAGGTACCGTTTCCAGCCCAATAAGAAGGACGGGCATGGCCAAATATGGAGTGTTCTCCGGGATGACTTACCCATATATGTTCATTGGCACTAAACAACATGTGAATAGGATCTTCTTGAAAGCCCCTTTCCCCTACTCTAAAATCATTGGCACTGCTCAAGATGTAATTTGCAGTTTTCCATGTGTATACATCCGCATGACCCTTATAACCATGAGTTGATTGGGCAAGAAGAGCTTTCCCTTTAGGGACCCTAACAAATTCTTCATATTCTTTTGGGGGTATGTAATCAGAATAACACAAGGCTGTAACCCCTTTTCCTGCATGAGAGGGATTACCAATTCCCCAATCAATCCAGTTTATAAAAGAAGGACAATTAGATTGATTACCAAACAACTCTTTATGATATGTTCTTCCTGATGTAGTACTAAATGCTCCCTCCAGAGAATAGACTGCTAAGATCCATGACAAATAGTCCAATCCTTTCTTTGCGTTCTCACGCATTCGTTCATTGTCGGTTTGTGCATATAAACTCGCAAAACCTAAGGAATCAATTGGTAAATAAGGAGGACTATTCCACTCTGTAAACCCTATAGAGAAAAACACTTCAAACCATTCATCTAACAAAGCGAGGGCTTTCTTCTGCATTTCGATACCAGTCATACCACTATTGGTGAAGATTTCATTAGGATACAGTTCCCCACAAATCAATTGACTGATATGGAACATGAGAGCATGGTTTTCACTATAGAACCACATAGCATCATCACCAGGTTCATCATACCAGTATCGGAAACCTAGAATACAAGCTTTTATCTCTTCTTTGATTTCTTTAGTCACAAAGGGATGGTCTGATAGAGACTTCATTATGTGATGTAAATAGGGCATATAAAAATCGCTACAATCACTACGATTATTAATAAAAGTAATCTGTCTTTTTATGAGGTCTTCAAATTCTTTTTGATCGCCACCAGCATATAATATGGCTATGGCCCTGTTCCCATTACGTTCCCCATATTGAGCAAGGAACTCGTAAGCCTGTTTTTTTCGCTCTTCTATAGTTGCCGAAGGAGTCGGCAATAGGGAATGGGGAAAGTTTTCAAATGCTAAGTGGTAGCTGATGGCTAAACCTTGTACTTCTGTTTTTGCGTCAAATTGTAAATAACCATATGGAAAATCTTCACAAGCACCTAGATTAGCAACAGACGAACCAGGAGCAAATACAGCTTCTTTCTGACACAAATCACCAACCATGGCATTTTCCTCTGTGGCGCCTTCAATGTAGATCTTCAATTCTGAATCATCAAAGGGATTAGGACAGTATAGTTTTACGTCTCCCCTATTAACGTGACCACTTTCACAACTTAAATCGCCTAAAGCTTTTTCTACAGCTTTAATGGCTTCTATGTCCCGATTACCAACAGAAATCTTTTGCTTGAAATCAGGTTGTTCTTCTTTAAAGCATAGGGAAAATGAGGCTTCTGTATCCCGTTCTGCAAAATCATCCCAGCGGACAATAAGAGTGTTTTCACCTGCAACCAAAGGAAGAACAATGGTAGCTGTTTCAAATTTATTACGTATATAAGGCTCATGTTTGATGATTAACTTATCATTGAGCCAAAGAGAGGCTCCTCCGGATACGGCAAAATCACATTCAATGTGACAATCTGAAGGAACCTCCAATATGGTATAGGCTACGGATTTTATCCAGGTAGATGTTGACCAAAAACCTGTGTTTGTAATGAATGGATTGGAGTAGGGAAAATTAACAATTAATGGTGATTCACTATGTCCCCAAAGAATTGAACCATCAGCATCCTTTTGAGTAAAGGAAGGTAATGCATCTGAAGACAGGCGCCTTTCTTTAATGAAGTTTTCACGAATGGGATTAAGATGTGAAGCGGCTCCAACAGAACCTTCCCATACATTCGCTTCTTTTTCAATGGCTACCGGGTCACCGTGAATAGCTTCTTCATGAACTTGGCTGACTAGGAACCTATTTATATATTTATTATTTTCCAAAGAATAAATCAAATAACTCATTAATAACTCCTATATCCATTTTAACATCTAATTTTATGCAAAATAGCTCATTTTTTGTCCACCTTAGGCTTGAAATGCGCATTTTATGCGCAATCCTCTGAGCATTCCTGGGTAAAGATGTCTAAATCAGAATGTATATTTATCCTGTATTCATCTATATGAATTATTCATATGATAACGTAATTATAGGTGAAAAACCAAATTTGAGAGAAAGATTAAAAACGGAACCCATTGTTAACTTAACAGATGTAGAATTACTGATGCTTTTAATAGGCCACGGAAACAAGCAGTACAATTTAGTGGACATAGCTTATAGACTGCTTGAGTATCTGGATACAAATCTTGTAAAAACAGCCATTCCCAATATCTCAGGTGTAGCCGGAATCGGAGAAGCTAAGAGTTGTAAGATACAAGCAGCTTTAGAATTTTCAAGAAGAAGATATCGACCTTTTTATGAAACAATTAAAAATCCTGAAGAGGCCTACATGGCGATAAAACATCTTTTTCGTAATGACAAAGAAATGTTCATCTGCCTCACTCTGAATGGAGCCCATGAAATCATTAATACCCATATTATTAGTATAGGAATATTAAATCGTACATTGATCCATCCTAGAGAGTTTTTTAATCCTACTATTCAGGATAAAGCTGCGGCTGTTATTGCGACGCATAATCATCCCAGCGGAAACCTCAAGCCTAGCAAAGAAGACATGGAAGTAACTAAGCGCTTAAATGAATCAGGAGAATTATTAGGAATTCCCCTACTGGATCACATTATATTCTCAGATACTGATTTCTATAGTATTAAAGAAAACACATAGTACTTATTGTAATTGTTATTCATAGGTAAACAGCATATTTTAAGCTTGGTATCCTTTAGTTTAAATTTTAGTTAGTGTGGTATTAACCTGATTTGGAAAAAGGACTATCCTCCCCTTAGGATTTATTGAGAAATGGTCAAACGATCTCATAACTCTTATCAGGAAAGCATACAAGTAAGATTAGACTTTATCCTCATTTCTCACTCTAGCAATTAAGGTTAGAGAGACCGAAGAAGACCATTTCTCATTTTAAGAGGTAATTTATGCACCAAAACTGGAAACGCAACCTTTGGATTATATGGGTAGCACAAGTGTTAAGTTTAGGAGGATTTAATTTTGGACTTCCTTTTTTACCCTACTTCATTCAAGATCTCGGGGTTACAGACAGTGATCAACTAAAGCTTTGGACAGGGATCATTTCAAGCGCACCTGCTTTAACAATGGCTGTGATGGCCCCCATATGGGGATTTATTGCAGACCGATATGGGCGAAAGATCATGTTATTAAGAGCCATGCTTTTTGGAACTGTGATTTTAACAGCTCTCAGTTTTGTAACCTCTGTAGAACAGGTCATTATATTAAGATTATTACAGGGTTTACTAACGGGAACAATGACAGCAGCCGCCACTTTAGTATCTGTAGGAACACCAAAAGAGAAACTCAGCTATGCCTTAGGGGTTTTAGCATCCTCGAACTTCATTGGTATTTCCATTGGCCCTTTATTTGGGGGATTAGCTGCAGAATGGCTAGGATACAGAATGAGTTTTGTCATAGGAGCGGCCATACTAGCGGTTGGATTTTTCCTGGTTCTCATAGCTGTTCAAGAACTCAAAGCACCAGAAGAGGACAATAAAGAAGAAATAAAAGAGAGAGAGTCTGGAAATAGAAATCACAGGAATAGTATTTTCACTTTTACCATAATAGGTTCCTTAGCAATGATATTAATACTAAGGTTCTCACGAGTTCTTCCCATTCCTTTTATCCCTTTATATGTACAGGATTTGTTAGGTAAAATATCAGGAGCCGCTTCTATCACAGGCTTGATATCCTTTGCAAGAGGAGGAGTGACAGCTCTGGCCTCTATTACCATTGTAAGGTGGGGTGATAAAATTGAGAGGATGAAAATTGTCGTTCTCCTTCTTGCTTTAGCGACCATTGTGAGCATTCCTGTTTCTTTTGTGCAAAGTATTTTTGGCTTTTCTGTATTTTTTGTCCTTGCAACTTTTTTTATGGGAGGAATAGAGCCATTAATTCAATCAGAAATTGTTAGTGCCGTCCCATCGGATAAACGGGGTCTCATTTTTGGAGTTCAGACAACTGTAGGTAATATGGGATGGTTTGCAGCCCCAATGATAGGCTCTCTCATCAGTATAAACTATGGAATACCTGCAGTATTCTTCTCTATGCTGATTTTCCTTGCTGTTGCTACGCTAATTGCTTTTATTTTCCTGATTCTTCTAAGAAACAAAAGAACAGAGGGATAGATCTTTTAGTCACCACATAATTTTACCTGATAAACACTTTTTGTCTTACAGGAGGATAAGGCTATAAAAATATAGAGACCTGTAGTTCTTTATGTTATTATGCTGGCGTCTCTTGACAGATAATTGTTTCCCTCACAGGTTTTATCTACAGAGTGCGATCCTGATAGAAGCATGGTCAAGTTAGAAAATAAAATAAACATTAGGAGTGGAAATTTGAGTAATTTTCATGAAAAAACGGAAGCTGTTGTAGAAGCTCTAGGCAAAGTAAAAGTAGTTCCTGTCTTAGCCATCGAAAAAGTAGAAGATGGAATTAAGATGTGTCAGATATTAGATGAATGTGGATTAAAAGCAGCAGAAATCACATTCAGGACAAAAGCAGCAGAGGGAATTATTAAAGAAGCCGCTAAGCAATTTCCTGAATTAGTATTAGGAGCTGGTACAGTACTTAATGTTGAAGATCTTCACAAAGCCTTCGATGCAGGTGCCCAATTCGCTGTAGCTCCCGGTTTTAATCCAGTTGTTGTTGAAGAAGCAGTAAAAAATGCTTATCCCTTCTTCCCTGGTTTTTGTACTCCTTCTGAGCTTGAACAAATCATGCAATTCGGAATCAGAATGGTTAAGTTCTTTCCAGCAGAAGCAGCTGGTGGGGTGAAAATGATCTCCAATGTTACAGCCCCCTATAAGCACCTTGGTGTTAAAGTAATGCCTACTGGTGGTGTAAAACCTGAGAACTTCGGTGATTACCTCTCCCTTCCACAAGTTGTTTGTTCTGGAGGAACATGGGTAGGTAAGGCTGATGATATTAATTCAGGTAGCTGGGACAAAATTCGATCAATAGTAAAGGATGCTGTCCTATTAGCATCTAAGAACTAATAATAAAGAGGATATATATGGCTAAGTTAACCATAAGACCAGAAAGTGAATGTAAATACGATATTGTATCCCTGGGAGAAGTCATGTTGCGACTGGATCCAGGTGAAGGAAGAATACACACAACACGAGAATTCAAAGCATGGGAAGGGGGCGGAGAATATAACGTAGCCCGAGGACTTAGAAGATGCTTTGGCAAAAGAGCAGCTGTTGTAACAGCCTTCGCGGATAATCCAGTTGGAAGATTAGTTGAAGACCTGATCCTTCAGGGCGGTGTTGATACTTCTTATATCAAATGGGTCAAATATGATGGTTGTGGTAGAGATACAAGAAATGGACTCAACTTTACAGAACGTGGCTTTGGAATTAGAGGAGCTGTTGGTTGCTCTGATAGAGGAAACACTGCAGTATCCCAGTTAAAAGAAGGTGATATTGATTGGGAAGGATTGTTTTCTCAAGGTGTCAGATGGTTTCATACTGGAGGAATCTTTGCCGCTCTATCTGAAACAACTCCAGGAGTTGTTATCGAAGCCATGAAAGCAGCTAAGAAATATGGAACTATCATTTCTTATGATCTTAACTACCGACCCTCTTTATGGAAAGCCATTGGTGGTGAAGCAAAAGCTCAGGAAGTTAATAAAGAAATCGCCCAATATGTGGATGTCATGATCGGGAATGAAGAAGATTTTACAGCTTGTCTAGGTTTTGAAGTTGAAGGAACAGATGACAACCTTACGAACCTTAAAACAGATAACTTTAAGAACATGATCAAAAAAGCTGTAGTAGCTTTCCCTAACTTTAAAGCAACTGCCACAACATTGCGTGGTGTTAAGACAGCAACAGTAAACGACTGGGGTGCCATTTCCTGGTATGACGGGGAATTTTTTGAAGCCACCCATAGACCAAATCTAGAGATCATGGACCGTGTTGGTGGTGGTGATAGCTTTGCCTCTGGACTCATTTATGGATTCTTAACTTACAATGATGCCGATAAAGCTGTTAACTATGGAGCAGCTCACGGAGCTTTGGCTATGACTACCCCTGGAGATACCACAATGGCAAGTCTATCAGAAGTAGAAAAAATCGTTGGCGGTGGCGGTGCCCGAGTAGACCGTTAAAGTATAATTTCAACTTTTTTGTTGTTAATATTCCCCGAAACAGACTATGCTACATAGCTGTATCGGGGATTTTTTTCTTATAAGGAAGGAGAATTTAGTACGATGATAAAACGTATTGATAACACAGCCAGATTAACTATGTTGCTCTTTTCTTCCAGTGCTATTCTACTACCCTTGAGCTTACAAACAATTAGTACCGAGCTCGACTTAAACCTTACACAAGGTGGACTGTTGGGTTTTATTCCTGCCATGGCACAATTTCTTTTACTTTTGTTATCTAGTATTTATGCCTCACGTATTCATAAAGTTCCCTTTCTTAGAATGGCTGTCATCATAGCCAGCACAGCACTTATCCTATTTTCAAGAGTGAATACTTTTTGGACCGCTATCCTTGCCCTCATAATCCTTAATTCGGGAGCCTCACTCCTTGAAGGATTACTGACTCCCTTAGTTGAAGATATGCACCCCGAGGACAGTGGTAAGAAAATGAATCAACTCCATGCTTTCTGGCCTGCAGGAACCTTTTTAACGGTTATTGTGGTTGGAGAATTACTAAGCCGAGGAATATCCTGGCGTTGGCCCTTCTTTGTATTAGGATTATTATTCCTTATACCAGCTATATTATTTCCTTTAAAAACACGGAAGCTCTGGACTCCCTCCGGGGCTAATATCAAACAATTAAAATCAATACTCCTCCATCCTGTCTTTTGGCTAATGGGAATGGCTTTATTCTTTGCAGGAGGAT contains these protein-coding regions:
- a CDS encoding ABC transporter substrate-binding protein; this translates as MKKFFSALLLSSISAVLLLGMVSCSKETSGSTGPKELKVMLSEEPSTGDALSEALNRWAEATGNTVNIMVIPYDDQLTKFPLMAKNNDLPDVIATTRLSMLYPDEFLDLSEYFDRALFEQSAIDMINQIWDSDDIYALPQQFTITNVYYNADAFEKAGIAVPTVDNPWTLEDLAKNAKLLQEKGGVKYGMAMDASRARYDNLMYVNGGSLVEKNGAKFSVTVNSPENINTLAEFVEWNNEFMPKAIWAGGTNDNPADYFKNGNVGVYFSGSWNYNTFYTQIKDMNWGVMPSPVGPNGGSSILGGSGLAVPTNAENAELGIEFLKWFYSEDNFQEYLNTDKGLSSMVGITYSPEDPKVKEDYRVLQSEVPKLPNAFVVDESSMWRNYYDNEYRDALKQAVNGDITPKAALDGFALLLSKKSGWALEY
- the radC gene encoding RadC family protein, with the protein product MRERLKTEPIVNLTDVELLMLLIGHGNKQYNLVDIAYRLLEYLDTNLVKTAIPNISGVAGIGEAKSCKIQAALEFSRRRYRPFYETIKNPEEAYMAIKHLFRNDKEMFICLTLNGAHEIINTHIISIGILNRTLIHPREFFNPTIQDKAAAVIATHNHPSGNLKPSKEDMEVTKRLNESGELLGIPLLDHIIFSDTDFYSIKENT
- a CDS encoding MFS transporter — encoded protein: MHQNWKRNLWIIWVAQVLSLGGFNFGLPFLPYFIQDLGVTDSDQLKLWTGIISSAPALTMAVMAPIWGFIADRYGRKIMLLRAMLFGTVILTALSFVTSVEQVIILRLLQGLLTGTMTAAATLVSVGTPKEKLSYALGVLASSNFIGISIGPLFGGLAAEWLGYRMSFVIGAAILAVGFFLVLIAVQELKAPEEDNKEEIKERESGNRNHRNSIFTFTIIGSLAMILILRFSRVLPIPFIPLYVQDLLGKISGAASITGLISFARGGVTALASITIVRWGDKIERMKIVVLLLALATIVSIPVSFVQSIFGFSVFFVLATFFMGGIEPLIQSEIVSAVPSDKRGLIFGVQTTVGNMGWFAAPMIGSLISINYGIPAVFFSMLIFLAVATLIAFIFLILLRNKRTEG
- the eda gene encoding bifunctional 4-hydroxy-2-oxoglutarate aldolase/2-dehydro-3-deoxy-phosphogluconate aldolase, with protein sequence MSNFHEKTEAVVEALGKVKVVPVLAIEKVEDGIKMCQILDECGLKAAEITFRTKAAEGIIKEAAKQFPELVLGAGTVLNVEDLHKAFDAGAQFAVAPGFNPVVVEEAVKNAYPFFPGFCTPSELEQIMQFGIRMVKFFPAEAAGGVKMISNVTAPYKHLGVKVMPTGGVKPENFGDYLSLPQVVCSGGTWVGKADDINSGSWDKIRSIVKDAVLLASKN
- a CDS encoding sugar kinase — encoded protein: MAKLTIRPESECKYDIVSLGEVMLRLDPGEGRIHTTREFKAWEGGGEYNVARGLRRCFGKRAAVVTAFADNPVGRLVEDLILQGGVDTSYIKWVKYDGCGRDTRNGLNFTERGFGIRGAVGCSDRGNTAVSQLKEGDIDWEGLFSQGVRWFHTGGIFAALSETTPGVVIEAMKAAKKYGTIISYDLNYRPSLWKAIGGEAKAQEVNKEIAQYVDVMIGNEEDFTACLGFEVEGTDDNLTNLKTDNFKNMIKKAVVAFPNFKATATTLRGVKTATVNDWGAISWYDGEFFEATHRPNLEIMDRVGGGDSFASGLIYGFLTYNDADKAVNYGAAHGALAMTTPGDTTMASLSEVEKIVGGGGARVDR
- a CDS encoding MFS transporter gives rise to the protein MIKRIDNTARLTMLLFSSSAILLPLSLQTISTELDLNLTQGGLLGFIPAMAQFLLLLLSSIYASRIHKVPFLRMAVIIASTALILFSRVNTFWTAILALIILNSGASLLEGLLTPLVEDMHPEDSGKKMNQLHAFWPAGTFLTVIVVGELLSRGISWRWPFFVLGLLFLIPAILFPLKTRKLWTPSGANIKQLKSILLHPVFWLMGMALFFAGGSEGAFAFWTASYIELDFGNLPRAASLGIASFALGMFIGRINASRLSDRWGLKKILIGTSLAALGISATFFLINTLPLLIIFLLFIGISLAPLWPSLQSYSARLVPVDSTMMMILLSCFGVPGYSTATLLMGMVGDQWGLKAAFIIAPLYLLLLLASLSLALFLSKKAQSQ